In one Halorubrum sp. CBA1229 genomic region, the following are encoded:
- a CDS encoding DNA polymerase sliding clamp codes for MFKAIVGASTFQDALDSVSVLVDECKIRLNEEELSIRAVDPANVGMVDLTLEAAAFESYEADGGVIGVNLARLEDIAGMANSGDLIHLELDEETRKLHIEIDGLSYTLALIDPDSIRQEPDIPDLDLAAEIVVEGAQIDRGIKAADMVSDHIRLRVDETDEAFFIEAEGDTDDVDLELTREDLIALTAGPADSLFSLDYLKDMNKAIPGDAEVTIELGEEFPVKLHYGFAEGLGNVTFMLAPRIQSD; via the coding sequence ATGTTCAAGGCCATCGTGGGCGCGTCGACGTTTCAGGACGCGCTCGATTCGGTGAGCGTGCTGGTCGACGAGTGTAAGATCCGCCTGAACGAGGAGGAGCTCTCGATCCGCGCCGTCGACCCCGCCAACGTTGGCATGGTCGACCTCACCCTCGAAGCCGCGGCGTTCGAGTCGTACGAGGCCGACGGCGGCGTCATCGGCGTCAACCTCGCGCGCTTGGAGGACATCGCCGGCATGGCCAACTCCGGCGACCTGATCCACCTCGAACTCGACGAGGAGACCCGCAAGCTCCACATCGAGATCGACGGCCTCTCGTACACCCTCGCGCTCATCGACCCCGACTCTATCCGCCAGGAGCCGGACATCCCGGACCTCGACTTGGCCGCCGAGATCGTCGTCGAGGGCGCCCAGATCGACCGCGGGATCAAGGCCGCCGACATGGTCTCGGACCACATCCGCCTGCGCGTCGACGAGACCGACGAGGCGTTCTTCATCGAGGCCGAGGGCGACACCGACGACGTCGACCTCGAACTCACGCGCGAGGACCTCATCGCGCTCACCGCCGGCCCCGCCGACTCGTTGTTCAGCCTCGACTACCTGAAGGACATGAACAAGGCGATCCCCGGCGACGCCGAGGTCACCATCGAGCTCGGCGAGGAGTTCCCGGTCAAGCTCCACTACGGGTTCGCAGAAGGGCTCGGAAATGTGACATTCATGCTAGCCCCCCGCATTCAGAGCGACTGA
- a CDS encoding histidine kinase N-terminal 7TM domain-containing protein, with translation MVLDLVPAWPAGGSLAGGAGAIGLALAIREHRGRPGVDWFLGVFAAQATWCLSYGVGLLVSDPTLRAALETTAWLGIVWTGVAFLGFALEYTGRSDVVRGRLFASVVGFGLLSTALLATNPFHGAFWTGFGIDPAFGVATASYAFGLWAYLVVAVETVLVASAVFLLVDTLLSYGPLYRRESAAVALSSLPPGFALVAWTLQIGPVPRLQLAPIMFVPHVLLDAYAFNRAEMFDRNPTTSRAAERTAIDDLADPIVALAPDRRVVRLNPAAETLLGADAETARDRPLDAFLDVPVGADGKDNESGDDEGGTTRETVEVDTGLGAGRRTYAVSTSPLTDPSGTRVGYTVVFSDVTERERRRQQLEVLNRVLRHNLRNDAGVVHGYGELLADRLEDPELARMADAIERRAGALAALGEKAGTVERLLSDGEANAVAVDELVESAVADGRERDGDATVELDVGRGTERDTEEWTTRVRADALRAVVENTVENAVVHHDGEGVERDDGGPWVRVSLERERGEGDEEEPDRFVLTVADDGPGIPDHEIETVEAGRETALEHGSGLGLWVVAWGAAAVGADVDYAEREPRGTTVTVSIPIVNGE, from the coding sequence ATGGTCCTCGACCTCGTCCCCGCGTGGCCCGCCGGCGGCTCGCTCGCCGGCGGGGCGGGGGCGATCGGTCTCGCGCTGGCGATCCGCGAACACCGGGGACGCCCCGGCGTCGACTGGTTTCTCGGCGTGTTCGCCGCGCAGGCGACGTGGTGTCTCTCCTACGGGGTCGGGCTGCTCGTCTCGGACCCGACGCTCCGGGCCGCGCTGGAGACGACGGCGTGGCTCGGGATCGTCTGGACCGGCGTCGCCTTCCTCGGCTTCGCGCTGGAGTACACGGGCCGGAGCGACGTGGTCCGCGGCCGGCTGTTCGCCTCCGTCGTCGGCTTCGGGCTGCTCTCGACGGCCCTCTTGGCGACGAACCCGTTCCACGGGGCGTTCTGGACCGGGTTCGGGATCGACCCCGCGTTCGGCGTCGCGACGGCCTCGTACGCGTTCGGCCTCTGGGCGTACCTCGTCGTCGCCGTCGAGACCGTGCTCGTCGCCAGCGCGGTCTTCCTGCTGGTCGACACCCTGCTCAGCTACGGCCCGCTGTACCGCCGGGAGAGCGCCGCGGTCGCGCTGAGCTCGCTGCCGCCGGGGTTCGCCCTGGTCGCGTGGACGCTGCAGATCGGGCCGGTGCCGCGGCTCCAGCTCGCGCCGATCATGTTCGTCCCCCACGTGCTGCTCGACGCGTACGCGTTCAACCGCGCGGAGATGTTCGACCGCAACCCGACGACGAGCCGCGCCGCCGAGCGAACCGCGATCGACGACCTCGCCGACCCGATCGTCGCGCTCGCACCGGACCGACGCGTGGTCCGGCTCAACCCCGCCGCCGAGACGCTGCTGGGCGCGGACGCCGAGACCGCCCGCGACCGCCCCCTCGACGCGTTCCTCGACGTCCCGGTCGGAGCGGACGGGAAGGACAACGAGAGCGGCGACGACGAGGGGGGCACCACCCGCGAGACGGTCGAGGTCGACACCGGACTCGGCGCGGGGCGCCGCACGTACGCGGTGTCGACCTCGCCGCTGACCGACCCCAGCGGGACCCGCGTGGGCTACACGGTCGTCTTCTCGGACGTGACGGAGCGGGAGCGCCGGCGGCAGCAGCTGGAGGTGTTGAACCGCGTGCTCCGGCACAACCTGCGGAACGACGCCGGCGTCGTCCACGGCTACGGCGAGCTGCTCGCCGACCGATTGGAGGACCCCGAGCTGGCGCGGATGGCCGACGCGATCGAGCGCCGGGCGGGCGCGCTGGCCGCGCTCGGCGAGAAGGCGGGCACCGTCGAGCGGCTCCTCTCCGACGGGGAGGCGAACGCGGTCGCCGTCGACGAGCTCGTCGAGAGCGCCGTCGCCGACGGGCGGGAGCGCGACGGCGACGCGACCGTCGAACTGGACGTGGGGCGGGGCACAGAGAGGGACACCGAAGAGTGGACCACCCGCGTCAGGGCCGACGCGCTCCGCGCGGTCGTCGAGAACACCGTCGAGAACGCCGTGGTCCACCACGACGGGGAGGGCGTCGAGCGCGACGACGGCGGGCCGTGGGTCCGGGTGTCGCTCGAACGGGAGCGCGGCGAGGGCGACGAGGAGGAGCCCGACCGGTTCGTCCTCACCGTCGCCGACGACGGTCCGGGGATCCCCGACCACGAGATCGAGACCGTCGAGGCCGGGCGGGAGACGGCGCTCGAACACGGCTCCGGGCTCGGGCTGTGGGTCGTCGCGTGGGGCGCCGCGGCGGTCGGCGCCGACGTCGACTACGCCGAGCGCGAGCCGCGGGGGACGACGGTGACGGTGTCGATCCCGATCGTGAACGGAGAGTGA
- a CDS encoding MFS transporter, which translates to MTHPEAGAAASGDEVETLVADRGDDEGQRPPAVANPRRALAVVIGVVFIDLVGFGIVIPILPFYVRSFGVSDAFIGLLAASYSLAQFLAAPTLGRLSDRIGRRPVLLASLATAGVAWVTFGYAGESGARFGTVAALATLFGSRTLAGAMGGNIAAAQAYVADITPRDRRAGALGLVGASFALGFVFGPAIGGLLAADPVVARAGALFPAFIPATAYSLPSFAAAGMSFLAVGVGFVFLEEPNRTRPAAGAAGAEGRRRTTAIGQFRDALSSVALRPLTVAYFVVAVAFAGVQVMFIPYVADAFGYDATAAAFLLTYVGVLGAVNQGVLVGRLSRIVPSRTLVAVGSVVLAAALVAIPATGLVDRAAGDVALGGPAWLTLPLVALLVALAALSLGNALVNVSLATLVSTSADDAEQGAAFGVTQGASSLGRTVGPPLMAVLYTVAVASPFLVGALLLVPVAAAFGRRTG; encoded by the coding sequence GTGACACACCCGGAGGCCGGCGCGGCGGCGAGCGGGGACGAGGTGGAGACGCTCGTCGCCGACCGCGGCGACGACGAGGGGCAGCGACCACCCGCCGTCGCCAACCCGCGGCGCGCGCTCGCGGTCGTGATCGGCGTCGTGTTCATCGACCTGGTCGGCTTCGGGATCGTGATCCCCATCCTCCCCTTCTACGTGCGGTCGTTCGGCGTCAGCGACGCCTTCATCGGCCTGCTCGCGGCGTCGTACTCGCTCGCGCAGTTCCTCGCGGCGCCCACGCTCGGCCGGCTCTCGGACCGGATCGGGCGCCGGCCCGTCCTGCTCGCGTCGCTCGCGACCGCCGGCGTCGCGTGGGTGACGTTCGGCTACGCCGGGGAGTCGGGGGCGCGCTTCGGCACCGTCGCCGCGCTGGCGACGCTGTTCGGCTCCCGGACGCTCGCCGGGGCGATGGGCGGCAACATCGCCGCGGCGCAGGCGTACGTCGCCGACATCACGCCCCGAGACCGACGCGCGGGCGCGCTCGGGCTCGTCGGCGCCTCCTTCGCGCTGGGCTTCGTCTTCGGCCCGGCGATCGGTGGCCTGCTCGCGGCCGATCCCGTCGTGGCCCGCGCAGGCGCTCTCTTCCCGGCGTTCATCCCGGCGACGGCGTACTCGCTGCCGAGCTTCGCGGCGGCGGGGATGAGCTTCCTCGCGGTGGGCGTCGGGTTCGTCTTCCTCGAGGAACCGAACCGGACGCGGCCGGCGGCGGGCGCGGCAGGCGCGGAGGGCCGCCGCCGCACCACCGCGATCGGCCAGTTCCGCGACGCGCTCTCCTCGGTCGCGCTCCGACCGCTGACGGTCGCGTACTTCGTCGTCGCCGTCGCGTTCGCGGGCGTGCAGGTGATGTTCATCCCGTACGTCGCCGACGCGTTCGGCTACGACGCGACGGCCGCCGCGTTCCTGCTCACCTACGTCGGCGTCCTCGGGGCGGTGAACCAGGGGGTGCTCGTCGGACGGCTCTCGCGGATCGTCCCCTCGCGAACGCTCGTCGCCGTCGGATCGGTCGTTCTCGCGGCCGCGCTCGTCGCGATCCCCGCCACCGGACTCGTCGACCGGGCGGCCGGCGACGTCGCGCTCGGCGGGCCGGCGTGGCTCACGCTCCCGCTGGTCGCGCTGCTCGTCGCGCTCGCGGCGCTCTCGCTGGGGAACGCCCTCGTCAACGTCTCGCTGGCGACGCTCGTCTCGACGTCGGCCGACGACGCGGAACAGGGGGCCGCCTTCGGCGTCACGCAGGGCGCGTCGAGCCTCGGTCGAACGGTGGGGCCGCCGCTGATGGCCGTCCTCTACACGGTCGCCGTCGCGTCGCCGTTCCTCGTCGGCGCGCTGCTCCTCGTCCCCGTCGCGGCGGCGTTCGGGCGCCGGACCGGATGA
- the mdh gene encoding malate dehydrogenase, protein MTKVSVIGAAGTVGAAAGYNLALRDVVDELVFVDIPDQRETTIGQAADTNHGIAYDSNTTVRQGEYADTAGSDVVVITAGIPRKEGQTRIDLAGDNAPIMEDIGSSLAEHNDDFVTVTTSNPVDLLNRHLYEAGDRDRGQVVGFGGRLDSARFRYVLSERFDAPVQNVEATILGEHGDAQAPVFSKVRVDGRDPEFDADEKEQILADLQESAMDVISRKGATQWGPATGVAHTVEAILNDTGEVLPCSVVLDGEFGYDDTALGVPAKLGSNGVEEVVEWDLDEYEAELLDEAAEKLSEQYEKIA, encoded by the coding sequence ATGACAAAAGTCAGCGTCATCGGTGCGGCGGGGACCGTCGGGGCCGCGGCCGGCTACAACCTCGCGTTGCGCGACGTGGTCGACGAGCTCGTCTTCGTCGACATCCCGGACCAGCGCGAGACGACGATCGGGCAGGCGGCCGACACCAACCACGGCATCGCCTACGACTCGAACACGACCGTCCGGCAGGGCGAGTACGCGGACACCGCCGGCTCGGACGTCGTCGTGATCACGGCCGGGATCCCGCGGAAGGAGGGCCAGACCCGGATCGATCTGGCGGGCGACAACGCGCCCATCATGGAGGACATCGGCTCGTCGCTGGCCGAGCACAACGACGACTTCGTCACCGTCACCACCTCGAACCCGGTCGACCTGCTGAACCGCCACCTGTACGAGGCGGGCGACCGCGACCGCGGTCAGGTGGTCGGCTTCGGCGGGCGGCTCGACTCCGCGCGCTTCCGCTACGTCCTCTCCGAGCGCTTCGACGCGCCCGTGCAGAACGTCGAGGCGACGATCCTCGGCGAGCACGGCGACGCGCAGGCGCCCGTCTTCTCGAAGGTGCGCGTGGACGGCCGCGACCCCGAGTTCGACGCCGACGAGAAAGAGCAGATCCTGGCGGACCTCCAGGAGTCCGCGATGGACGTGATCAGCCGCAAGGGCGCCACGCAGTGGGGCCCGGCCACCGGCGTCGCGCACACGGTCGAGGCGATCCTGAACGACACCGGCGAGGTGCTCCCCTGTTCGGTCGTGCTCGACGGCGAGTTCGGCTACGACGACACCGCGCTCGGCGTGCCCGCGAAGCTCGGTTCGAACGGCGTCGAGGAGGTCGTCGAGTGGGACCTCGACGAGTACGAGGCCGAGCTGCTCGACGAGGCCGCCGAGAAGCTCTCCGAGCAGTACGAGAAGATCGCGTAA
- the larE gene encoding ATP-dependent sacrificial sulfur transferase LarE, translating to MSHHTLAADRDALDPETAAKAAAARDALGERDGVLVAFSGGVDSAVVAAIARDALGDDAVACTARSETLPAAELDDAKRVAGEIGIRHETVTFSELDDPNFVANDGDRCYHCRTMRLGRMYETAQELGIGTVCDGTNADDPGEGHRPGLRAVEELDVSSPLLDAGISKGEVREIAEAYDLSVADKPSMACLSSRIPTGLEVTEERLTRVEKAERVLREWGFEGFRVRDHDGLARVEIAPDELERALDPAFADAVHEHLTDLGFDYVTLDMAGYRTGSVSPGEETAEDTGDESAESDDATEAEDGGHGVDLGRRYPR from the coding sequence ATGAGTCACCACACCCTCGCCGCCGACCGGGACGCCCTCGACCCGGAGACGGCGGCGAAGGCGGCGGCCGCCCGCGACGCCCTCGGCGAGCGCGACGGCGTCCTCGTCGCCTTCTCCGGCGGCGTCGACTCCGCGGTCGTCGCCGCGATCGCGCGCGACGCCCTCGGCGACGACGCGGTCGCGTGCACGGCGCGGAGCGAGACGCTACCGGCCGCGGAGCTCGACGACGCGAAGCGGGTCGCCGGCGAGATCGGGATCCGCCACGAGACCGTGACGTTCTCCGAGCTCGACGACCCGAACTTCGTCGCCAACGACGGCGACCGGTGTTACCACTGCCGGACCATGCGGCTCGGCCGGATGTACGAGACCGCCCAAGAGCTCGGCATCGGCACCGTCTGCGACGGGACGAACGCCGACGACCCCGGCGAGGGGCACCGCCCCGGCCTGCGCGCGGTCGAGGAGCTGGACGTGTCCTCGCCGCTGCTGGACGCCGGGATCTCGAAGGGCGAGGTCCGCGAGATCGCCGAGGCGTACGACCTCTCGGTCGCCGACAAGCCGTCGATGGCGTGTCTCTCCTCGCGGATCCCGACCGGCCTAGAGGTGACGGAGGAGCGGCTGACACGCGTGGAGAAAGCCGAGCGGGTGCTCCGCGAGTGGGGGTTCGAGGGGTTCCGCGTCCGCGACCACGACGGGCTCGCGCGCGTCGAGATCGCCCCTGACGAGCTGGAGCGCGCGCTCGACCCGGCGTTCGCCGACGCCGTCCACGAACACCTCACCGACCTCGGCTTCGACTACGTCACCCTCGACATGGCCGGCTACCGGACCGGGAGCGTGAGTCCGGGCGAGGAGACGGCGGAGGACACCGGAGACGAGAGCGCGGAGAGCGACGACGCAACCGAAGCGGAGGACGGCGGCCACGGCGTCGACCTCGGCCGACGCTATCCGCGCTGA